Proteins encoded within one genomic window of Maridesulfovibrio bastinii DSM 16055:
- the rplW gene encoding 50S ribosomal protein L23: MDYTQILIKPVISEKATDIKEASNQIAFYVLPDANKTEVKKAVEAAFDVKVEAVRIVRKQSALRKKYGRVVGKVSGYKKAYVKLQSGDKIEFFEGV, encoded by the coding sequence ATGGACTATACTCAGATTCTTATCAAACCGGTCATTTCGGAAAAGGCCACCGACATCAAAGAGGCATCTAACCAGATCGCCTTTTACGTGCTTCCCGATGCCAATAAGACTGAAGTCAAAAAAGCTGTTGAAGCTGCTTTTGATGTTAAAGTCGAGGCAGTCCGCATTGTGCGTAAGCAGTCCGCTCTTCGCAAGAAGTACGGCCGCGTTGTCGGCAAAGTATCCGGCTACAAAAAGGCTTATGTCAAATTGCAGTCCGGAGATAAAATTGAATTCTTCGAGGGAGTGTAA